One Prevotella intermedia ATCC 25611 = DSM 20706 DNA window includes the following coding sequences:
- a CDS encoding nucleobase:cation symporter-2 family protein, with protein sequence MEQTKELIYGLNDRPPLRETIFAAVQHLLAIFVAIITPPLIISSALEFDLETTGFLVSMSLFVSGIATFIQCKRFGSLGAGLLCIQGTSFSFISPIIGAGMLGMVGGKMNVGMGLSYIFGACMVASVVEMLVSRVLPYMRKIITPLVSGIVVTLIGLCLIKAGINSCGGGQTAMNVGTFGSMQNLGLALLVLVSIVAFNRSSNPFLRMASIVLGLILGSTVAYFLGLIDFSRLGDTGALNIPVPFKYGLRFDIGSIIGLGLIYLVTAVEAYGDITANSLISGEPVEGPVFMKRAQGGILADGFNSLLAAVFNSFPNSIFAQNNGMIQLTGVASRYVGYFVAGALLVLGLFPIVGQFFSLIPDCVLGGATLLMFGTVAAAGIRIIAATAINRKTVLVMAISFAMGLSVELVPNILGQMPEVIRNIFSSGITMGGLTAILANALIRIKE encoded by the coding sequence ATGGAACAGACAAAAGAACTTATTTACGGGCTGAACGACCGCCCACCTTTGCGAGAAACAATCTTTGCAGCCGTGCAGCACTTGCTGGCGATTTTCGTTGCCATCATTACACCGCCACTCATCATTAGTTCGGCATTGGAATTCGATTTGGAGACAACTGGCTTCCTTGTTTCTATGTCTTTGTTCGTATCGGGCATAGCTACTTTCATTCAATGCAAGCGTTTCGGCAGTTTAGGTGCAGGCTTATTGTGCATTCAAGGTACATCGTTCTCGTTCATTAGTCCCATTATCGGAGCCGGTATGCTCGGTATGGTGGGCGGAAAGATGAATGTAGGAATGGGATTGAGCTATATATTCGGAGCTTGTATGGTGGCTTCTGTCGTGGAAATGCTGGTCAGCCGTGTGCTGCCGTATATGCGCAAGATTATAACACCTTTGGTTTCGGGCATCGTTGTTACGCTTATTGGTTTGTGTTTAATAAAAGCAGGCATCAATTCGTGCGGTGGCGGTCAGACAGCGATGAACGTTGGTACGTTCGGTTCTATGCAAAACCTCGGATTGGCGTTGCTCGTACTTGTCAGTATCGTGGCTTTCAACCGCTCAAGCAATCCGTTCTTGCGCATGGCATCTATTGTCTTGGGCTTGATATTAGGTTCTACGGTGGCTTACTTCTTAGGTTTAATCGACTTTTCACGGTTAGGTGACACGGGTGCATTGAACATTCCCGTACCTTTTAAATACGGTTTGCGTTTCGACATTGGCTCCATTATCGGCTTGGGACTCATTTATTTGGTTACAGCCGTTGAGGCTTACGGAGACATTACCGCCAACTCGCTTATTTCGGGCGAACCTGTTGAAGGACCAGTGTTTATGAAACGTGCGCAGGGAGGTATCTTGGCAGACGGCTTCAACTCGCTTTTGGCAGCAGTATTCAATAGTTTTCCGAACTCAATCTTTGCCCAAAACAACGGAATGATACAGCTTACAGGCGTTGCCAGCCGCTATGTGGGCTACTTTGTAGCAGGTGCTTTGCTCGTCTTGGGCTTGTTCCCAATAGTAGGACAGTTCTTCTCGCTTATCCCCGACTGCGTGCTCGGTGGTGCAACGCTGCTGATGTTCGGAACAGTAGCTGCTGCGGGAATACGCATTATCGCTGCCACAGCCATCAACCGCAAGACTGTTTTGGTAATGGCAATCAGCTTTGCAATGGGACTGAGTGTTGAACTTGTGCCGAACATATTGGGTCAGATGCCCGAAGTAATACGCAACATATTCTCAAGTGGCATAACAATGGGTGGCTTAACAGCTATTTTAGCAAATGCCCTCATTCGTATTAAAGAATAA
- the xpt gene encoding xanthine phosphoribosyltransferase, protein MKTLIDRILKDGKCYEGGILKVDKFINHQLDPNLMKQIAVEFIRRYASTEINKIITVEASGIAPAIMMGFLLDLPVVFAKKKKPSTMADMLSSTVFSFTKQREYHVCISKEYLTPADKVLFVDDFLAYGNAAKGIIDLCNQAGAELVGMGFIIEKAFQHGREIIEAAGIRCESLAIIDSLDNCEIKLRKG, encoded by the coding sequence ATGAAAACATTGATAGACCGCATTCTTAAAGATGGCAAATGCTATGAGGGGGGAATATTGAAGGTAGACAAGTTTATTAACCATCAGTTAGACCCTAACTTGATGAAGCAAATTGCCGTGGAGTTTATCCGCCGCTATGCTTCTACGGAAATAAACAAGATTATAACAGTGGAGGCAAGTGGCATTGCACCTGCCATTATGATGGGTTTCCTGCTCGATTTGCCTGTTGTCTTTGCCAAGAAAAAGAAGCCTTCGACAATGGCGGATATGCTTTCGTCTACCGTTTTCTCGTTCACGAAGCAGCGCGAATACCACGTTTGCATTTCAAAAGAATATCTTACACCAGCCGACAAGGTTCTTTTCGTAGACGATTTCTTGGCTTACGGAAATGCTGCAAAAGGCATTATAGACCTATGTAATCAAGCTGGAGCAGAGCTTGTAGGTATGGGTTTCATCATTGAAAAGGCGTTCCAACACGGTCGTGAGATTATTGAAGCAGCAGGAATACGTTGCGAAAGCTTGGCTATTATCGATTCATTGGACAACTGCGAAATAAAACTAAGAAAAGGATAA